The DNA region agcaattatactccaataaagatgtaaaaaaaaaaaaaagaccgtgggttttggccgggttcgAGTCCCCACATgggggttcaagtcccagtctgaggtACACGGTCTCACTGCCACTCACGGGAATGAGCCCCCACGCCCACACTCGCTGGGGGGTCCCAGGAGCTGAGCCCCTCCTCTTCCCCGTCCAGCCTCTCCAGCTCCGGACAGGGTGAGCCCACCGGCGATAAAGCCAGAGTTTATAGAGCAGTGACCTCCACGCGGTGTGGAGCTGTGCACCCGTCACATGGTGCTCGTAGCAACCTAGTGACTTGGGGTCCACTGAGGCTTGGTCAGTTTATTTACCAAGGTCAGGGCAGGTGGACCCCGGACTCCCAGCCACCTCCTAGGCAGCCGGACACCCAGGCAGCAGGACGCGCTCCCCGCAGCCACACCCTCCCCCTCTTCTTGCTCTTCCTTGCTAGCGCAGCTCGCTTTTCCAGAAAGCTGGCCAAGGGCCAAGGCGCGAGCAGGGAGCCAGAGGGACGAGGACGTGAGAACCGAGGCTGGAAGGACGTCcacgccccgccccccaccgcccGCTAACGCTTACACACGTGTTGCTCTATTTTTAAAACCCTCCTTGGAAAGCTGTGCATTCTGACATGTGCAATCCCATGCCATGGGTGGGAAATCAACAGCTAAACTCTACAAATTACACATATTACAAATCCTTAGTGTCTCTAAATAAACGCTCACTACTTCCCACCCACCTGTAGCCTCATGGGAAATCTAGCAATAATATTCATGACAATAAAACGTGTGCTCGCCACTGAGTCACTGAGCTCGCGGTCCTTTGTTATGCAGCAGGAGGTAAACAGATAACTGATACAGGTATCACTGcgaacttgtttttttttaatttaggaagaAGCCTTCTTGTTAACAAGAGTCGCCCAGCGGTGGAGTGGGGACCAGAGGAAAGAGAGGGACATTGCCTTAAGGACACACTTCCGAGGGGGAGGGGCCCCTTGACACTGGGACTCCAAGGACTAGGTTCTTGTAGCCGGGGAAGCAAAGCCCTCATCTCGCTGTCCATTGTCTTCCCCTTTACGCTAGTTCAGCAGAAGTCCATTGAGCACCCACTGTACACAGCAGCCTCACAGGGGCCTGGGAGAAGTTAGCAAACCAAACAAGCCGGGACCCCCGCCATGGCGGGGGGGGTCTTCCTAAACAGACTGCTGGGCCCGCAGCCAGGACCCCACCCTGCCTGCAGCATGCTGGGAACCCAGGAATCCAGAGCCACTCAGGTGCCTGCTGCCCCCTCAGGTGACATGCCTACTTCTCCAAGAAACACAGACCCCTCATTTACGGATCTTAGCCCTTGCCGGCACGCAGCGCTTGGagtggcaggggcagggcagcATGGCCCCAGGTTCTCCCGCGCAGGACTCAGGGGGTCAAGGGTGAGATCCGGTCACTGAAGGACACAGCGGACTGGCCCCGCCCTCCCCGAGCACCCCACCGAAGATTTCTCTAAGGGGTCTCAGCAGTTCAAGAAGCTCTCGTGCCTGGGGAAATCgcaggagaaagggaaaacagCTTGGAGTCGAAGGTTCCGGCTGCCGGGCCGTCCGGGCTCCCCGGTTCACAGGAGAAGGGTTCAAAGTGGCCGGGGACCCCAGACAAGGGCCTGCCGCCCACACGGTACAGCAAAGCCTTCCAGGTGACATTTCCTGTGTGGTTTCAAGCAAAGGCCTTGTCATAATATTTGTGCTACGTTGCCTTTCATGACTTTTTAAGCTCCTGGCTGGCTGGAAAAGAAAGCTTTGAAAAGAAGTCAGCTTAGCGGAAAGGTCAGGGGTGTGAAAACCAAACACGAGCTTCCGCAGCCCAGCCAGAGCGCAACAGCCCAGCCAGAGCACGCTTCCATTGCGGGCGTTCTGAGCGGCGACAGCTACTGCCTGGCGAAGGACAGGTCCCAGCGGCCACGGGCTGCTGCCTTCCGCTTGGCGGCTCCCGAGAGAGGCAACGGATGGCACCGTCCGTGGTGAGACCCTGGCGTTCCCCTGGGTGCAGGGATGAGCCTCCATGGGCCCGACACAGTCTGACACATCACTCCTGTGACAAGGACACTCAGCTCCCAATCCCAGGACCTGCTCGCTGAACTGGTGGCCTGTCTTCCAGAGAGCAAACCTGGGCTAATTTGGTGGATTGAAAGCAGCTTTTGTTGCCCTGGGCACGTCGCTCTCACCCTCCGAAGTCCCCACACGATCCGCACAAGAGCGTTCACTCCACAGGTGTCCACTGAGCAGGGCTGTTTGCAGGGCTGACGGCATCCAGAACAGCTGGGCCCCCAGGAGCATCCATTCACCTGtgtgcccatttcacagacgactaaatcgaggcacagagaagctaaaaCACTTGCCCAAATATTGAGAAGCAGGTTGAAACCACTTCTGTCGCCTCAGAGCTCACTGTGCTGGCCTCCAGCAAAGGGACGTTTGTGTTTCCTGTGAAGGCTACATTTTTAAGCACGTATTTTATGCGCTAAGACTCCGTGGTGAGAACATCAGGGCTCAGAGGAGCAGGCAAGCCCAGAGCCAGTTGGGAACAGAAAAGTAAGTACTGAACCTGAACTTCTCCCTTGGCCATGCCTGGGGTCTGGGCAGGGCTCCCTGGCCTCGCCCCCTTTCCTCAGcacctctctcccctccacccactgCAGTTTCTGATCCCCAGCCCACCAGGTGCAGCCAGCCAGGTCCACGGCTGGGCCCTGAGCGTGACATCTGAGGACCACGTCTAGGTGGTGATGACAGTCCTGGACCGTACCCCCTGCACCCACAGTGGCACAAGGCCACCCACAGGGTGCCAGGCGCAGGAGCCCAGCCCGCTCGGGGGACCAGTGCTGCTTTGTTCTCTGCTTTCTGCTCCCCCATTCAGCTCCTCCCCACCCGCCACTTAACTGTGCCAGAGCTCCCCTGGGCACCCAGCTTCTGGCGCCCCGTGGGCACCCCAGGAAGGAGGGGCAGCCCAGCCATACCAGCAGGAGGCCTCCTCCTTGggacccccaccccctcacctcctctcccccacctAGCGAGCTGCAGGCGACCCGGGGCAGTTCCCTTGGGGAGGCGGGGCATAAGAAGCTGGGAAGACCTGGGCCCGGAGGCCGAGCTGCCTGAGGAGGGTGCCTGGAAAGAGCCGACACTCCCTGCGCACCCCGCGGGAATCCCAGGTCCCTGGGGCGCTCCCCACAGCCCGGATGGGCCCTGCGAGGGCGCGGGGGCAAccagccagccctgcccccttGAGGGGCGGAGACAGTGGCTGGGGccgcctcctctcccctccagcgTCCCCCACGGCTGGGCGCGCCAGTCGCCGCCGGCTCAGGGGAGGCGCGGAGCCCGGGAGGGTGCTGGCGCGGCTGGAGGTACGCGGAGCGGGGTGCGCGGAGAGCACGAGCGAGGAGAGAGCGCTCCGGACAGCCAGGCGTGCGCTCCGCTCggcaccacaggctcgccccgcgcAGCCCGAGCCCCGGCCAGCCAGGCGCTCTCAGCTGGAGCCGGCGCTGCCGCCCCGGGGCCGAGGAACCGTGGGGTCTGGTATTCGGAGGAAGCCGGGAAAGCGCGCAGCCCCCGGTGAGTGCAAGCCCCGAGCGCTCTAGGCTGGCACGGACCAGGGGTCGGCGCTTCCCGGCTGGACGGCGCGCCCCCTCTGCCTTTCACGCCCACCCCTCGGGCTCCCTCTGCTCTGTCCCTGCCTGAGACGCGCCCACCCCGCCCGGCGCGCGGGACATGCACCTCAACAGCTCGGCGCCCGGCCCACGGGTCTCCCAGGCTGGCGACCCCTTCTTGCTACCGCCATCGGGGCTGGAGGCGGCGCTCCTGGCCCCGGGCTTCGGCAACAGCTCCGGCAACCTGTCAGAGCCCGTCCCAGCGGCGCCCAGCAGCGACCTGGACGTGAACACGGACATTTACTCCAAGGTGCTGGTGACCATCGTGTACCTGGCGCTCTTTGTGGTGGGCACGGTGGGCAACTCTGTGACGGCGTTCACGCTGGCACGCAAGAAGTCCCTGCAGAACCTGCAGAGCACGGTGCACTACCACCTGGGCAGCCTGGCGCTGTCTGACCTGCTCATCCTCCTGCTGGCCATGCCCGTGGAGCTGTACAACTTCATCTGGGTGCACCACCCCTGGGCCTTCGGCGATGCCGTGTGCCGCGGCTACTACTTCCTGCGCGACGCCTGCACCTATGCCACGGCCCTCAATGTGGCCAGCCTGAGTGTGGAACGCTACCTGGCCATCTGCCACCCCTTCAAGGCCAAGACCCTCATGTCCCGCAGCCGCACCAAGAAGTTCATCAGTGCTATCTGGCTGGCCTCTGGCCTGCTGGCCGTGCCCATGCTCTTCACCATGGGCCAGCAGAACCGCAGCGCCGACGGCCAGCACCCCGGTGGCCTGGTGTGCACGCCCATCGTGGGCACCGCCAAGGTCAAGGTCGTCATCCAGGTGAGCGGCCTCTTCAGGGGAGCAGGAGTCGGAGGGCACCAGGCCAGGGTCTCCCCTGGGGGCAAGGGTCCAAGGCACCCCCTCAGGGAAGCCTCAACGCGTCTCTTTCCCTCACCCCAACAGTACTTTCTGGTCTGTGTACCCTCTGGGTACAGGAAGTTGGAGAAGTGTCCCAAAGGAAGTTTACTCCTGGGAAGCtgggaagggggggggggtgcggcAGGAGGGGTGGGGCTTGAGAGCGGCCTGACCCCCACTTCTTCCCCCCTTTCGCTCCAGGGCTGCCAGGTCTCAGCCCCCCTTATCTCATCCCCTCCTTCCATCAAAGGGGGCTGGAGCCCTAGATCAGTGACCTCTCCAGGGGAGGGGCGTCCGTGGATGGACCTCAGCTGTCTCCATGTTCCCCGAGATGCAGGGTAACCTTGTGTGTGCTGGTGCCGGCCTCTTTCGGGAGAGAGTCCCTTCCATCAGCTTCCCAAAAGGCCCTGTGGTCCGTCTCCTCTGTAGCAGAACCGCCCCCACCAGATCTGCTCCCCCTGTGCCTCCTGGCCTGATGCTGTCTTGGGCCAGTTCCTTAAtttagcctcagttttcccatctgtgaaatggggcaaTCACAGCCCCCCACCTCTGAAGATGGAAATTCAAGGGAGAAGGTGTGGGAAGTGCTTGTTTGGCTCCTGGCGTGGAGAAGCTCTCGGAAGCACTCttactggtggtggtggtgtcgACGCTGTTTCTGTTGGAAAATCCTAAGGTACTAGGCGTGGTGGCAGGCGGGGGGCCCATGTAAGGTGGATAACACTGGAGCCGGGTGACCAATGGTCCTCTGAGGGTCTGGGCGAAGTGCGCGGGAACCCAGGGGGCAGCCCTCCCCGGGGAATTGGCTTGGACGAGGCGGCCTGGCCAGGAAGGGGTATTCCGACCCTGGGGAGGGGCTTCTCAGGCGGGGACATTCCAGGCAGGGCCCCGAAATGGAAGGAGGAGGGCGTCCATGGGAGCAGGTCCTGGCAGAGACACCGCTTTCAACGGCATCGTGGCCTGAGAATGTGGGTAGCCGTGAAGGCGGGTGGGGGGGCATCCTCCATCTCAGGGTGGGATGGGAAAGGAGGAGCTGGgctgagtgggggtggggtgggcgctCTGGGCTGTCCCGTCTGGCTGTCGTTTCATGCCTGAGCCATCCGCAGCTTCCCAGCAGAATTGATGTTGTTGCCTCTGAGTATGACGGGTGTGCCAGGGTAGGAGAGCTGGCGTGCTGGGGGGCAAGAGATGCCGTCTGCATGTCCATCCCTGGGCTGCGGCTGACCCTCCACAAGCCACCACCAAGATGGACCTGGTGGGCAGAATTAAGCTTCGGGTCCCCCGTCGCCTGTGCTGAAAACGTGTGGCTCCGGGTGTCCCTGCATGGAGTGGCCCCGGCAGCCACGTGCGGCGGGGAGATGAGTCAGAGGCGGCCGCCTCTCTACTGATGCCTCTCCTGTGCCAGAAACAGTGGCAAGCAGGGCGGATGCAGTGAACAGTGGGAATGGCCTCCCGGCTTCCTGTGAGGTCTCGAGGGGCTGTGCCCAGGGTTGGGGGGTTGGGGGACAGCAGCCATGACACCTGCCTATGAAGGTTGGACGTGTCCGGCTCAGGTCAGCAGCTCGGGGTCAGCAGTGCCCACTGCCCTCCAAGGGGATGCTCCCCTCAGACCCCTGCCCGCTCTGGCCCCTGTGGCTCAGCCAGGAGCAGCCGGCATTCGGATCATCCAGAAAAAACAACAAGAGCAGAGGGAGCACGGCCTCCCCCCAAAGCATCCTCACTCTCTCTTGGTCATGGAACCAGACACCTCAGTGACATGGCCTCGCCTCCCAAAGGGCCACTCCCAGGAATCCTTTTGGTCAGAGGCTGTGATGCTGATGTGGGCCGGGGCGTGTCCTGCTCATGCGTCCACTAGACAGGTGTCTGTTGAGCACGCGCTGCGGAAGGACCGCTCTTGTGCCCGCAGCTGTAGCACGCGCTGCGGAAGGACCGCTCTTGTGCCCGCAGCTGTGGCACTGCCGAGAGTTTACTCAATACTTGCTG from Tursiops truncatus isolate mTurTru1 chromosome 15, mTurTru1.mat.Y, whole genome shotgun sequence includes:
- the NTSR1 gene encoding neurotensin receptor type 1; this translates as MHLNSSAPGPRVSQAGDPFLLPPSGLEAALLAPGFGNSSGNLSEPVPAAPSSDLDVNTDIYSKVLVTIVYLALFVVGTVGNSVTAFTLARKKSLQNLQSTVHYHLGSLALSDLLILLLAMPVELYNFIWVHHPWAFGDAVCRGYYFLRDACTYATALNVASLSVERYLAICHPFKAKTLMSRSRTKKFISAIWLASGLLAVPMLFTMGQQNRSADGQHPGGLVCTPIVGTAKVKVVIQINTFMSFVFPMVAISVLNTIIANKLTVMVRQAAEQGQVRTVGDQHSSFSMSIEPGRVQALRHGVRVLRAVVIAFVVCWLPYHVRRLMFCYISDEQWTPFLYDFYHYFYMLTNALFYVSSTINPVLYNLVSANFRQIFLSTLACLCPLWGHRRRRLAFSRKASSVSGSHTFSSNVTRETLY